The stretch of DNA AATGATTCACTTACATAATTTGCCCCATGCATGACAATGGCTCTTTTATATGCAGCATCATTAAATCCTTTATCCATTCCCAAAAGTCTCAAAGAATATCCGTTATCCCCATTATAGGTAGCATCTGTAATATAGAATCCCATGCTGCTTTGAAGAGAACTTTCGGTATTTGAAAAGTTGGTTGCAAATTCCTCCCCTGTATTTTTCCCGTGGGCAACCAATGAATTGAATAGTACTTTTTTCTCTTCCGTATCAATTACCCAAAGCCTTTTCATATTGGAAGACATAGAAAAATCGCAGATAGTCAATAAGTGCGAATCCTGATTCAGCAATCCTGCCTTTTTCAAATTTTCAAATCCTGTTAAAGCTCTGTAGAACACTTCCTGATTGAGTTCATGTCCCGGTTCAAATGTAATTGATTTATATAATTCTTCTGATGAAGATCCTGTATTGGACGCCTTCCCAGATTTCGTGTCAGCTAATCTTTCAATTTTTTTTGTGCTTATGGTTTCACTTTTTAAATTCCCTTTTTCAGGAGAAAGATAAAACGAAGTGGTGACCATATATGCAAAGCCTAACAGGCTATATAATCCTTTCATTCAATACTATGTAAATATAAATTAGTGGGGCAAAATTATAAAAACATAATTACCAGCAGGTTATAAATCCACAAAGTTTAACTGAATTTAAGAAACTTTAACTTCCTGATTTCGTGAATTAAAGCATCTATTTTTGTGAATCCGGGACGAATTCCAAGCTCACAGAATTCATGCAATACCTCAGCCCTGTCGGCTTCGGTCCATCATCAAAAATATGCCCCAGATGGGAATCACATCTCTTGCAAAGTACCTCTACTCTTTCCATTCCATAACTGGAATCTTTTTTATAATACACCCCTTCTTTATCGGCTTCAAAAAAGCTCGCCCAACCACAGCTGCTTGCAAACTTTGAGGTAGAACGGAACAAATGATGACCACATACGGCACAATAATAGTCTCCTATTTCATCAAATTCATTGTATTTTCCTGTAAAAGCTCTTTCTGTAGCTGCTTCTCTTGCTACTGCATACAGATCGGGAGCCAGAATTTTTTTCCATTCTTCATTGGAAACATTCAGTTTTGTAGTATCAGTTCTAGAATAGTATGGATTGTTTTTTGCTTCTTTATTTTCCATAGGACTGGTTTTAATAGGTTGATGGTTCTGCGAACATGCCTGCAGAAAGATTAATATAATCGTTGAAACTAAAAATCTCATCGTAAATCTTATTTATTTAACCATATAAGTTGAAAATTAAAGCTTAGGTGTCCTTATAATAACAAAACAAGTAACTTAATTAACATTAACTTAAGTGTTAAATCCTTCAGGCTTAAACGCTTTTATTTAAAGTTAAACGGTTTCATAACCAAATTTACTAAATTTGATCATATGAATGATGAAGCTAAAAGAAAACAATTAAGAAAATATAAGGCTTTTGCTACAGGATTATTTGTATTGATGGCGGTTATTTTCGTCATTACCACCATCTTGCAGAAAACCAATACGTCCCATTGGATAGGATATGTCCGAGCCTTTGCCGAAGCTGCAATGGTAGGAGCATTGGCTGACTGGTTTGCTGTAACAGCCCTGTTTCGCCATCCCCTTGGCTTACCCATCCCCCATACCAACCTGATTGAAAACAGCAAGGAAAGGCTTGGAGACAACCTGGGAAGTTTTGTGGTTACAAACTTTCTATCTCCTCAAAATATCCGCCCATACATTCAAAAACTTAAAGTTTCAAATTTTGTTGGTGAATGGCTGACGAAGGAAAAAAACCAGGAAATCCTTATTAAAAACCTTTCAGATA from Chryseobacterium piperi encodes:
- a CDS encoding murein L,D-transpeptidase catalytic domain family protein, with amino-acid sequence MKGLYSLLGFAYMVTTSFYLSPEKGNLKSETISTKKIERLADTKSGKASNTGSSSEELYKSITFEPGHELNQEVFYRALTGFENLKKAGLLNQDSHLLTICDFSMSSNMKRLWVIDTEEKKVLFNSLVAHGKNTGEEFATNFSNTESSLQSSMGFYITDATYNGDNGYSLRLLGMDKGFNDAAYKRAIVMHGANYVSESFASMHKRIGRSWGCPAIPKDLTMPIINTIKGRNCLFIYYPDQNYLSSSEWLRS
- the msrB gene encoding peptide-methionine (R)-S-oxide reductase MsrB, with the translated sequence MENKEAKNNPYYSRTDTTKLNVSNEEWKKILAPDLYAVAREAATERAFTGKYNEFDEIGDYYCAVCGHHLFRSTSKFASSCGWASFFEADKEGVYYKKDSSYGMERVEVLCKRCDSHLGHIFDDGPKPTGLRYCMNSVSLEFVPDSQK